One stretch of Chitinophaga pendula DNA includes these proteins:
- a CDS encoding TetR/AcrR family transcriptional regulator, which produces MKGESTTRQMIIEKAALVINQKGMAGTAISDIMAATKLAKGGIYGNFESKEEICQEVFKYLTQRLTSAIDNALRDKPTAKAKLKALLEFYRDVLPAHNGGGCPLLNFGVEADDTNPIIRGRVGEAIQAAESRITNLVTAGIQAGEFDPSVNARHFAVKMFTMIEGAILVTRVLGNPQQMKIVTDILAAEIDAFSL; this is translated from the coding sequence ATGAAAGGAGAAAGTACAACCAGACAAATGATTATCGAGAAAGCAGCACTTGTCATCAACCAGAAAGGAATGGCAGGTACCGCAATCTCCGATATCATGGCAGCTACCAAACTGGCCAAAGGTGGTATATACGGCAATTTCGAAAGCAAAGAAGAGATCTGCCAGGAAGTATTCAAGTACCTTACCCAACGCCTGACCAGTGCCATCGACAACGCCTTGCGCGATAAGCCAACCGCCAAAGCTAAACTGAAAGCACTCCTCGAATTCTATCGCGATGTGCTGCCCGCTCACAACGGCGGCGGTTGCCCCCTGCTCAACTTCGGCGTCGAAGCCGACGATACAAACCCCATCATCCGGGGTAGAGTAGGCGAAGCCATCCAGGCCGCAGAATCCCGCATCACCAACCTGGTAACCGCCGGTATCCAGGCAGGCGAATTCGATCCGTCCGTAAATGCCCGGCACTTTGCAGTTAAAATGTTCACCATGATAGAAGGAGCTATATTGGTCACCCGCGTATTAGGCAATCCACAACAAATGAAAATTGTAACAGACATCCTGGCCGCTGAAAT